One window of the Polypterus senegalus isolate Bchr_013 chromosome 18, ASM1683550v1, whole genome shotgun sequence genome contains the following:
- the LOC120518652 gene encoding acyl-coenzyme A thioesterase 5-like, translating into MRLLSAFIQAHRALRVAVVFYHRCSPGITMTSVRITVKPDRSSLFDRPVNLKVEGLRPRETVTLQSTLTDEKGELFEARARYQADEEGHLDLASSPALGGDYSGVEPMGFIWALKPRSLYGRLVKRDVSKPFRVDVEVRAGWQNHSLGPLLATCALKRHFIAQGVRRVTVREGRVRGTLFLPAGDGPFPGIIDLGGTAGGLLEHRASLLASHGFAAMALAYFGFEDLPAMMSEFHLEYFEEALRYLQGIPQVKKSGIGVMGLSKGADLALSMATFLHGISAVVSVSGCNSNSIAPLHYKGVVVPGLGMSLDQARADEFGVLDFSDCYEDPRENRNQACVVPIERSSAHFLFVVAEDDQNWKSSFYAQEAVKRLNMHGRAPPELLSLPGAGHLLEPPYFPHCRSSFHKIVGAPLLWGGECQAHAVAQEKAWKKISHFFQENLNEDEWQDPKSKL; encoded by the exons ATGCGGCTGCTAAGCGCATTCATTCAAGCGCACAGGGCGCTGCGAGTTGCCGTTGTTTTCTATCATAGGTGCTCCCCGGGCATTACCATGACTTCTGTTCGCATCACGGTAAAGCCCGACAGGAGCTCGCTCTTCGACCGTCCAGTAAATTTGAAAGTAGAGGGCCTTCGGCCGCGGGAGACGGTGACGCTTCAGTCCACGCTGACGGATGAGAAGGGGGAGCTGTTTGAGGCCCGTGCTCGATATCAGGCGGACGAAGAGGGGCACCTGGATCTCGCTTCCAGCCCCGCGCTTGGCGGCGACTATTCGGGGGTTGAGCCCATGGGCTTCATATGGGCTCTGAAGCCTCGGAGCCTGTACGGTCGACTTGTGAAAAGAGACGTCAGCAAGCCTTTCAGAGTGGACGTCGAGGTGAGAGCGGGCTGGCAAAACCACTCTTTGGGGCCGCTGCTGGCCACCTGCGCGCTGAAGCGGCATTTCATCGCCCAGGGAGTGCGTAGAGTAACCGTCAGAGAGGGCCGCGTGCGCGGTACGCTCTTTCTGCCTGCGG GAGATGGCCCATTTCCAGGAATAATCGACCTTGGTGGTACTGCGGGAGGATTGCTGGAACATCGTGCTAGTCTTCTGGCCAGCCATGGCTTTGCTGCCATGGCCCTTGCCTACTTTGGTTTTGAGGATTTGCCTGCAATGATGTCTGAATTCCACCTGGAGTACTTTGAGGAGGCTTTACGATATCTGCAGGGGATACCCCAG GTAAAGAAGTCGGGCATTGGAGTTATGGGTTTGTCAAAGGGAGCTGATTTGGCCTTATCTATGGCAACGTTTTTGCATGGCATTTCCGCCGTGGTCAGTGTGTCTGGCTGCAATTCCAACTCTATTGCTCCTCTACATTATAAAGGAGTGGTTGTGCCTGGATTAGGAATGAGCCTTGACCAAGCCCGAGCTGATGAATTTGGTGTCCTGGACTTCTCAGACTGTTATGAGGACCCTCGAGAAAATCGCAACCAAGCTTGTGTGGTACCCATTGAGAGGTCATCAGCTCACTTTCTGTTTGTGGTGGCAGAAGATGACCAGAACTGGAAAAGTAGCTTTTATGCACAAGAAGCTGTAAAGCGACTCAACATGCATGGCAGAGCACCCCCTGAATTGCTGAGTCTACCTGGAGCTGGCCATCTCCTTGAGCCACCCTATTTCCCTCACTGTCGATCTTCATTTCACAAAATTGTGGGGGCCCCACTACTGTGGGGTGGGGAATGCCAGGCTCATGCTGTTGCACAGGAAAAAGCTTGGAAGAAAATTAGTCACTTCTTTCAAGAAAATCTGAATGAAGACGAGTGGCAAGATCCAAAGAGCAAGCTTTAG